AACCCCCGGCGTGATGCCTGTCCACTTAAATTCCGAAAACTCAAAAGTTCGTAAGTGCCAATGAGAATATGCAACACACCAGTCACATTCGTCATTGACTTAATCCAATCCAACTGGTCTAAAAGCTTACCACCACTAGCCCCACTACCAATCTTCATTAAATGCTGTGCTTCATCCAAAATCACAGCCTTAACACCGCGTTTACTCATCGCCTCTTCCAAAGCCTGACGCAGTTCAGGGGAATCATTGAACTGTGCTGCTTTGCTGCGTCCCCGCCCCTTCTTCTCCCAAGTCTGCTCGGCATCAATATCCACCATCATCCGCCGCTCATAAAATGGCTCTCCCAACAACCTCAGTGCCGTGCGGTAATAATCAGCCCGATTAAACACCCCACCGTCAGAAGGTCGTGTTTCCACCAGTAACAGTGGCATTGGGGAAACATTATCATTGCGATAGCCAGACTCACGAACACCATAAGAACCATGTTGGTCAACAGTAGTCCCATTTAAGCGTCTAGTAATCTGGCGAATCATCGTCGTTTTCCCCACGCCACTGGGTCCATACACCAAGACATGGGCAAACCCCGCCGGTTCACGAATCGCACCCATCAGTAGCATATCCACTTGTGCCAACTGGGGATGAGATATCGCATATTCCTTGAATTGCTTGAGTTGGGACTGTGCTGATTCAGGAAAGTTCTCCATTATCTGTATTCCTCAAAAACAGGCAGTTTTGTCACATCCAATAGTTGGACATTTTCAGTTTTATGAACTTTGGCTACATCTTCCTGGTTGGACTTATTGGCTTTTGACTTCGGTATTGTCGGTATAACTGGAACTTGAATAACTGGGGATACCTCATGTCCATCAGATGTTAAATTTTCCCGTACACTTTTGGCTTCTAAATCCCGTAATCGTTGCAGTAGCAAAGTTTCATGCTCTTGCACTCTGGCGATAAAATCGGCTAACCGTTTAGCTGAGATGTTCGTGCTGACAACATTACGTTTATCCTGTTGTCTAATTTCCTGGGCGGCTAACAGCACTTCTTTCTCCGTGCGTCCCACAAAGGTGTTGTAATACTGGGAAATACATTTTACCCAACGTCCTTCTAGGTAGGCATAAGCCACACCCATATCAAAGGGGTCATAACGTACTGGGACTTTGGTTTTTTCAACAGATGGATTACGGAAAGCATCGTTCCAGTAATAAAGATAGTTGACTTTAATTCCCTGTCCGGGCTGGATTACAGCCGTTCCTTTGGGTGTACTGGGGCGTGTGGACATGAGGAAGTCTTCGTTGTAGGCAATGTGTCGGTGTTCTCGTTCTCCTGCTATCAGCAATCCGTCGGTATAAACTTGCAATGGTGTTGCCCCCAGGGAATCATGCTCACTTGTGTCGTACACAGAGTATGCCCACTCGGTGAGGTAGGTATATAAATCTGCCAATGTCCACACGGCTTGTTGTTTGGGGTCAACAGCTTTAGTAATTTGTCGTGGTTGTTTACTGGCTTGGGTGTTACCTAAGAGGTTGTATACAAACTCGGTATTTGTTGTACCAAATAATCGTTCAATGACTGAACCAAAACGCGGTTTGCCACCGGGACGTGTTTTTTTGATGCAGTGGTAGCGTGCTAGTAGGGTGTCAAAGTAGAGACTATGAAATTCTTTACCTCCATCTACGACTACGGCTTCGGGAAAGCGACCAAACCGCTGGACGCAAGACCGTAGTGCCATCATGCAAGACCTGTAACTGGGTGGGTCAAAGGTGAGATAAAGGGCGAGGATACGTCGGGAATAGGCATCAATGAGTAATGTCAACCAAGGTCGTCCTAAGTTACGTCCTGTGGCCACAGAACGTAGTTCGATGTCGAGTTGGGTGTGGTCAATGTGGACGATGGCAAAGGGTCTGTCTCCGTGTCGGGGTGTGGTTTTGGTTAGTTCTAAGATTTTTGGTTCTGTTGGGTATGCGGCTTTTGCTCCCTGACGTTTTTTGGTTTGTTCGTGGATTGGTCGCTTTTTTAATCGAGAATAGAATGTGCGCTGACTGAGTGGTTGGATGTTTAAGGATAGGCAGGCTCTGGTATATGCTCGATAGACTGAAGCTGCTGGGGAAAGTCTTGGGGTTTCAAAATACTCGGTAATAAATTTATCGAGTAGTTCGCTCTCTTGAGTTGGTGCTTTGGGTTGACGATTTCCTTTACTCTTTGTCCGTGGCAGTAAACCAACATAACCACAACCTAAGCTATTTGCAGCTTCACGGTACTGTTGTACCCAACGACGCAGGGTGCGGGGTTTGATGTCTTTGTAGATGTCTGTGTGACGCTGGAAATATGCTTGTACTAGATGAAATCTGTGGTTTGCTTGTCTGAGGTCGCTGGGGGAGGCGGCATCCATCAATGAACGCACGGTTTCGTTGGTGCTTTTGAGTTCCTCTTGTGATTGGATGCTAATATCACCTGCAAAGAGCAATTGGAGAAAAAATGCTGTTGGTAACTGTATTGGTTGCCCAACTTCAGGTAGTAGTGTGGTTGTAGTTTCACCGTGGTTGACTAAAGTCCACAGTCTTGAGTCCCACAAGAATGTTGTGTTAGGTAAGAGTGTTGCGGGTGAGATGAATTCTAAGTTGGGTAATATGGTTTCTTGTGTTACCAGGGTATGAGCATCCGCAGTTTGTTGATTTGCCCACAGTTTTACCCGCCAATGTTCAACTAA
This window of the Nodularia sp. LEGE 06071 genome carries:
- a CDS encoding TnsA endonuclease N-terminal domain-containing protein — its product is MNSEEFEYWCRRQQLTAQTIDLIAKIRAAPPSRRVQGRAKNVSGVYPSRKMGQTIQFESHTVELWAIYQMENDPFVLEYYDQPPPFKIQYKNAAGRNIGHYHTPDFFVLRSTGAMWEEWKTVKELERLAQKYPGRYQKTETGDWHCPPGEAYASSYGLKYNIRTDAQLHPVFTQNLMFLSDYFGFNTNIPTSVTEKIQQWVKTTPGATIAAMLASVPGVRANDVYAMIATQQLYVDLYAVPLVEHWRVKLWANQQTADAHTLVTQETILPNLEFISPATLLPNTTFLWDSRLWTLVNHGETTTTLLPEVGQPIQLPTAFFLQLLFAGDISIQSQEELKSTNETVRSLMDAASPSDLRQANHRFHLVQAYFQRHTDIYKDIKPRTLRRWVQQYREAANSLGCGYVGLLPRTKSKGNRQPKAPTQESELLDKFITEYFETPRLSPAASVYRAYTRACLSLNIQPLSQRTFYSRLKKRPIHEQTKKRQGAKAAYPTEPKILELTKTTPRHGDRPFAIVHIDHTQLDIELRSVATGRNLGRPWLTLLIDAYSRRILALYLTFDPPSYRSCMMALRSCVQRFGRFPEAVVVDGGKEFHSLYFDTLLARYHCIKKTRPGGKPRFGSVIERLFGTTNTEFVYNLLGNTQASKQPRQITKAVDPKQQAVWTLADLYTYLTEWAYSVYDTSEHDSLGATPLQVYTDGLLIAGEREHRHIAYNEDFLMSTRPSTPKGTAVIQPGQGIKVNYLYYWNDAFRNPSVEKTKVPVRYDPFDMGVAYAYLEGRWVKCISQYYNTFVGRTEKEVLLAAQEIRQQDKRNVVSTNISAKRLADFIARVQEHETLLLQRLRDLEAKSVRENLTSDGHEVSPVIQVPVIPTIPKSKANKSNQEDVAKVHKTENVQLLDVTKLPVFEEYR